One segment of Streptomyces roseifaciens DNA contains the following:
- a CDS encoding dipeptidase encodes MTDQLLDRARELLAAHPVVDGHNDLPWALREQVRYDLDRRDIARDQSATGLHTDLPRLRAGGVGAQFWSVYVRTDLAGDEAVSATLEQIDVVRQLADRHPGALKLAFTADDMEAARAEGRIASLMGAEGGHSINCSLATLRALHRLGVRYMTLTHNDNIPWADSATDTPAAGGLTRFGEEVVREMNRIGMLVDLSHVSADTMRDALRVTEAPVIFSHSSARAVCDHPRNVPDDVLGALAANGGVAMATFVPKFILPEAVAWTQAADENLRAHGLHHLDTSPRAMALHRAFEAERPRPLATASTVADHLDHMREVAGVDHIGIGGDFDGTAFTPVDLADVAGYPNLIAELLHRGWSATDLAKLTWRNAVRVLRDAEDVARAASAKRGPSIATIDVLDDEPTT; translated from the coding sequence ATGACGGACCAGCTGCTGGACCGCGCCCGCGAGCTCCTCGCCGCCCACCCCGTCGTCGACGGGCACAACGACCTGCCCTGGGCGCTGCGCGAGCAGGTCCGCTACGACCTCGACCGGCGCGACATCGCCCGCGACCAGAGCGCCACCGGGCTCCACACCGACCTGCCGCGGCTGCGCGCGGGCGGCGTCGGCGCCCAGTTCTGGTCGGTCTACGTCCGTACGGACCTCGCCGGCGACGAGGCCGTCAGCGCCACGCTCGAACAGATCGACGTCGTCCGGCAGCTCGCCGACCGCCACCCCGGTGCGCTCAAGCTCGCCTTCACCGCCGACGACATGGAGGCCGCGCGCGCCGAAGGCCGCATCGCCTCGCTGATGGGCGCCGAGGGCGGGCACAGCATCAACTGCTCCCTGGCCACGCTGCGGGCGCTGCACCGGCTCGGCGTGCGCTACATGACCCTCACCCACAACGACAACATCCCGTGGGCCGACTCCGCCACGGACACCCCCGCGGCCGGTGGGCTGACCCGCTTCGGCGAGGAAGTCGTGCGGGAGATGAACCGCATCGGCATGCTGGTCGACCTGTCGCACGTCTCCGCCGACACGATGCGGGACGCCCTGCGGGTCACCGAGGCGCCGGTGATCTTCTCGCACTCCTCGGCGCGCGCCGTCTGCGACCACCCGCGCAACGTTCCCGACGACGTCCTCGGCGCGCTCGCCGCGAACGGGGGCGTGGCCATGGCGACGTTCGTCCCCAAGTTCATCCTGCCGGAGGCCGTCGCCTGGACGCAGGCCGCCGACGAGAACCTGCGCGCGCACGGCCTGCACCACCTCGACACCTCGCCGCGGGCGATGGCGCTGCACCGCGCCTTCGAGGCGGAGCGTCCGCGGCCGCTCGCGACGGCGTCGACGGTCGCCGATCACCTCGACCACATGCGCGAGGTCGCCGGCGTCGACCACATCGGCATCGGCGGCGACTTCGACGGCACGGCGTTCACCCCCGTCGACCTGGCCGACGTCGCCGGCTACCCCAACCTCATCGCCGAACTCCTCCACCGAGGCTGGTCCGCCACGGACCTGGCGAAGCTGACGTGGCGCAATGCGGTTCGGGTGTTGCGGGACGCGGAGGATGTGGCGCGGGCGGCTTCCGCGAAGCGGGGTCCGTCGATCGCAACGATCGACGTCCTGGACGACGAGCCGACCACCTGA
- a CDS encoding UDP-glucose dehydrogenase family protein encodes MAPRITVIGTGYLGATHAAAMAELGFEVLGLDVAPEKIEMLGRGKVPMYEPGLEELLRKHVAGLEGSTGRLRFTTSWEEVGEFGDVHFVCVNTPQKHGEYACDMSYVDAAFTSLAAVLHGPALVVGKSTVPVGSAARLARLLTDLAPAGEEVELAWNPEFLREGFAVRDTLHPDRIVVGVAGERGEKLLREVYAGPVGEGTPFVVTDYPTAELVKTAANSFLATKISFINAMAEVCEAADGDVVKLAEAIGHDDRIGKKFLRAGVGFGGGCLPKDIRAFMARAGELGVDQALTFLREVDSINMRRRAHMVELAREAVGGSFLGQRVAVLGATFKPDSDDVRDSPALNVAGQIHLQGGQVTVYDPKGMENARRLFPTLAYAESALEACRGARVVLHLTEWGEFRELDPKAIAAVAADPHIIDGRNALDAAAWRDAGWTFRAMGRPRA; translated from the coding sequence ATGGCCCCCAGGATCACCGTGATCGGCACCGGCTACCTCGGCGCCACCCATGCCGCGGCCATGGCCGAGCTCGGCTTCGAGGTGCTGGGCCTCGACGTGGCCCCCGAGAAGATCGAGATGCTCGGGCGCGGCAAGGTCCCGATGTACGAGCCGGGCCTGGAGGAACTGCTGCGCAAGCACGTCGCCGGGCTGGAGGGCTCGACCGGGCGGCTGCGCTTCACGACCTCCTGGGAGGAGGTCGGCGAGTTCGGCGACGTCCACTTCGTCTGCGTGAACACTCCGCAGAAGCACGGCGAGTACGCCTGCGACATGTCCTACGTCGACGCCGCCTTCACCTCCCTGGCCGCCGTCCTGCACGGCCCCGCGCTCGTCGTCGGCAAGTCCACCGTCCCGGTCGGCAGCGCCGCCCGGCTCGCGCGGCTGCTCACCGACCTCGCCCCCGCCGGCGAGGAGGTCGAGCTGGCCTGGAACCCCGAGTTCCTGCGCGAGGGCTTCGCCGTCCGGGACACCCTGCACCCCGACCGCATCGTCGTCGGCGTCGCCGGCGAGCGCGGCGAGAAGCTGCTGCGCGAGGTGTACGCCGGGCCGGTCGGCGAGGGCACGCCCTTCGTCGTCACCGACTACCCCACCGCCGAGCTGGTCAAGACCGCCGCCAACTCCTTCCTCGCCACGAAGATCTCCTTCATCAACGCCATGGCCGAGGTGTGCGAGGCCGCCGACGGCGACGTCGTCAAGCTCGCCGAGGCCATCGGCCACGACGACCGCATCGGCAAGAAGTTCCTGCGGGCCGGCGTCGGCTTCGGCGGCGGCTGCCTGCCCAAGGACATCCGCGCCTTCATGGCGCGGGCCGGCGAGCTGGGCGTCGACCAGGCGCTCACCTTCCTCCGCGAGGTCGACTCCATCAACATGCGCCGCCGCGCGCACATGGTCGAACTGGCCCGCGAGGCGGTCGGCGGCAGCTTCCTCGGACAGCGGGTCGCCGTCCTCGGCGCGACGTTCAAGCCGGACTCGGACGACGTCCGCGACTCCCCCGCGCTCAACGTCGCCGGGCAGATCCACCTCCAGGGCGGCCAGGTCACGGTCTACGACCCGAAGGGCATGGAGAACGCGCGGCGCCTCTTCCCGACCCTCGCCTACGCGGAGAGCGCGCTCGAGGCGTGCCGCGGGGCGCGGGTGGTACTGCACCTGACCGAGTGGGGCGAGTTCCGCGAACTCGACCCCAAGGCGATCGCCGCCGTCGCGGCGGACCCCCACATCATCGACGGCCGCAACGCGCTGGACGCTGCCGCGTGGCGGGATGCGGGCTGGACGTTCCGCGCGATGGGGCGCCCTCGCGCGTGA
- a CDS encoding response regulator transcription factor encodes MTRVLLAEDDASISEPLARALRREGYEVEVREDGPTALDAGLKGGVDLLVLDLGLPGMDGLEVCRRLRTEGHGFPVLVLTARADEVDTVVGLDAGADDYVTKPFRLAELLARVRALLRRGTVEAHQQPPATHGVRIDVESHRAWMGEEELQLTAKEFDLLRVLVRDAGRVVTRDQLMREVWDTTWWSSTKTLDMHISWLRKKLGDDAANPRYIATVRGVGFRFEKS; translated from the coding sequence ATGACCCGAGTACTGCTCGCCGAGGATGACGCGTCCATCTCGGAGCCGCTCGCACGCGCCCTGCGCCGCGAGGGGTATGAGGTGGAGGTGCGAGAAGACGGTCCCACGGCGCTGGACGCCGGGCTCAAGGGAGGGGTGGACCTGCTCGTCCTCGACCTTGGGCTGCCCGGGATGGACGGACTGGAGGTCTGCCGTCGGCTGCGCACCGAGGGCCACGGTTTCCCGGTGCTGGTGCTCACCGCCCGGGCGGACGAGGTGGACACGGTGGTCGGCCTGGACGCCGGCGCCGACGACTACGTCACCAAGCCCTTCCGGCTCGCCGAGCTGCTGGCCCGCGTGCGGGCCCTGCTGCGGCGCGGCACCGTCGAGGCCCACCAGCAGCCCCCCGCCACCCACGGCGTGCGGATCGACGTCGAGTCGCACCGCGCCTGGATGGGCGAGGAGGAACTGCAGCTGACGGCGAAGGAGTTCGACCTGCTGCGGGTGCTCGTGCGCGACGCGGGCCGGGTCGTCACCCGCGACCAGCTGATGCGCGAGGTCTGGGACACCACGTGGTGGTCCTCCACCAAGACCCTCGACATGCACATCTCCTGGCTGCGCAAGAAGCTCGGCGACGACGCCGCCAACCCCCGCTACATCGCCACCGTGCGCGGTGTCGGGTTCCGCTTCGAGAAGAGCTGA
- a CDS encoding acyl-CoA dehydrogenase translates to MAGTKDFDFYRLSEEHDELRKVVRQLAEEKIAPHAAAVDEEARFPQEALDALVATDLHAVHVPEEYGGAGADALATVIVIEEVARVCVSSSLIPAVNKLGSLPVILSGSEELKKKYMGPLAKGDAMFSYCLSEPDAGSDAAGMKTRAVRDGDFWVLNGVKRWITNAGVSEYYTVMAVTDPEKRSKGISAFVVEKGDEGVSFGAPEKKLGIKGSPTREVYLDNVRIPADRMIGAEGTGFATAMKTLDHTRITIAAQALGVAQGALDYAKGYVQERKQFGKPIGDFQGVQFMLADMAMKIEAARQLTYAAAAKSERGDADLTFQGAAAKCFASDVAMEVTTDAVQLLGGYGYTRDYPVERMMRDAKITQIYEGTNQVQRIVMARNLPK, encoded by the coding sequence TTGGCGGGAACAAAGGACTTCGACTTCTACCGGCTCTCCGAGGAGCACGACGAGCTGCGCAAGGTCGTGCGCCAGCTCGCCGAGGAGAAGATCGCCCCGCACGCCGCCGCGGTGGACGAGGAGGCCCGCTTCCCCCAGGAGGCTCTGGACGCCCTCGTCGCCACCGACCTGCACGCCGTGCACGTCCCCGAGGAGTACGGCGGCGCCGGTGCGGACGCCCTCGCCACGGTGATCGTCATCGAGGAGGTCGCCCGTGTCTGCGTGTCGTCCTCGCTGATCCCCGCCGTGAACAAGCTCGGTTCGCTGCCGGTGATCCTCTCCGGCTCCGAGGAGCTGAAGAAGAAGTACATGGGCCCGCTCGCCAAGGGCGACGCGATGTTCTCGTACTGCCTCAGCGAGCCGGACGCCGGCTCGGACGCGGCCGGCATGAAGACCCGCGCCGTGCGCGACGGCGACTTCTGGGTCCTCAACGGCGTCAAGCGCTGGATCACCAACGCCGGCGTCTCCGAGTACTACACGGTCATGGCCGTGACGGACCCGGAGAAGCGCTCCAAGGGCATCTCGGCCTTCGTCGTCGAGAAGGGCGACGAGGGCGTCTCCTTCGGCGCCCCGGAGAAGAAGCTCGGCATCAAGGGCTCCCCGACCCGCGAGGTCTACCTCGACAACGTCCGCATCCCTGCCGACCGCATGATCGGCGCGGAGGGCACGGGCTTCGCCACCGCGATGAAGACCCTGGACCACACCCGCATCACCATCGCCGCCCAGGCTCTCGGCGTCGCCCAGGGCGCCCTCGACTACGCCAAGGGCTACGTCCAGGAGCGCAAGCAGTTCGGCAAGCCGATCGGCGACTTCCAGGGCGTCCAGTTCATGCTGGCCGACATGGCGATGAAGATCGAGGCCGCCCGCCAGCTCACCTACGCGGCGGCCGCCAAGTCCGAGCGCGGCGACGCCGACCTCACCTTCCAGGGCGCCGCCGCCAAGTGCTTCGCCTCGGACGTCGCCATGGAGGTCACGACCGACGCCGTCCAGCTCCTCGGCGGCTACGGCTACACCCGTGACTACCCCGTCGAGCGCATGATGCGCGACGCGAAGATCACGCAGATATACGAGGGCACGAACCAGGTCCAGCGCATCGTCATGGCGCGCAACCTGCCGAAGTAG
- a CDS encoding ATP-binding protein — MRRRLINSTLAVVLVVIAVFGISLVIVETRTIESSAQESVKSEAVRLVSIVDSRLVGGERVESEVLSEQITDDRYARIEIPGRPAIEIGERPEGGVIVATEPGEQGVLVRVEESRSTVSREVGRTLLVILAVALLAVIAAVFLAVRQANRLTAPLTDLAETAERLGSGDPRPRHRRYGVPELDRVADVLDSSAERIARMLTAERRLAADASHQLRTPLTALSMRLEEITLTDEPETVKEEATIALAQVERLTDVVQRLLTNSRDPKSSSAVTFDLDEVIKQQIEEWRPASRSEGRAIVRSGKQGLRAVGTPGAVAQVLATLIENSLMHGDGTVALRTRVTGNQAVVEVTDEGPGVPPDLGARVFERTVSGRNSTGLGLAVARDLAEADGGRLELLQANPPVFALFLSREAEGSDSHG; from the coding sequence GTGCGTCGCCGCCTGATCAACTCCACGCTCGCCGTCGTCCTCGTCGTGATCGCCGTCTTCGGGATCTCGCTCGTCATCGTCGAGACCCGCACGATCGAGAGCAGCGCCCAGGAGAGCGTGAAGTCCGAGGCCGTACGGCTCGTGAGCATCGTCGACAGCCGGCTGGTCGGGGGCGAGCGGGTCGAGTCCGAGGTGCTCAGCGAGCAGATCACCGACGACCGGTACGCCCGCATCGAGATCCCCGGCCGGCCGGCGATCGAGATCGGCGAGCGGCCCGAGGGCGGTGTCATCGTCGCGACCGAGCCGGGCGAGCAGGGCGTGCTCGTCCGCGTCGAGGAGTCCCGCTCCACGGTCAGCCGCGAGGTCGGCCGCACCCTGCTGGTGATCCTCGCCGTCGCGCTGCTGGCCGTGATCGCCGCCGTCTTCCTGGCCGTGCGCCAGGCCAACCGGCTCACCGCCCCGCTCACCGACCTCGCCGAGACCGCCGAACGGCTCGGCTCCGGCGACCCCCGCCCCCGCCACCGCCGCTACGGGGTGCCCGAGCTGGACCGGGTGGCCGACGTCCTCGACTCCAGCGCCGAGCGGATCGCGCGGATGCTCACCGCCGAGCGGCGGCTGGCCGCGGACGCCTCGCACCAGCTGCGCACGCCGCTGACCGCGCTCTCCATGCGGCTGGAGGAGATCACGCTCACCGACGAGCCGGAGACGGTCAAGGAGGAGGCGACGATCGCCCTCGCCCAGGTCGAGCGGCTCACCGACGTCGTCCAGCGGCTGCTCACCAACTCCCGCGACCCCAAGTCCAGCTCGGCCGTCACCTTCGACCTCGACGAGGTCATCAAGCAGCAGATCGAGGAGTGGCGCCCGGCCTCGCGCAGCGAGGGCCGCGCCATCGTCCGCTCCGGCAAGCAGGGGCTCCGGGCCGTCGGCACGCCCGGCGCCGTCGCCCAGGTCCTCGCGACCCTCATCGAGAACTCCCTGATGCACGGCGACGGCACGGTCGCCCTGCGCACGCGCGTCACCGGCAACCAGGCGGTCGTGGAAGTCACGGACGAGGGGCCGGGCGTGCCGCCGGACCTGGGGGCGCGGGTCTTCGAGCGCACCGTCAGCGGGCGGAACTCCACGGGCCTGGGGCTGGCCGTCGCACGGGACCTGGCGGAGGCGGACGGCGGCCGCCTGGAGCTGCTCCAGGCGAACCCGCCGGTCTTCGCGCTGTTCCTGAGCCGGGAGGCGGAGGGGTCCGACTCCCACGGGTGA
- a CDS encoding 5-(carboxyamino)imidazole ribonucleotide synthase, which produces MILRTRSGAVRPYGYPGGVTFPVVGMVGGGQLARMTHEAGIPLGIKFKLLSDTPQDSAAQVVSDVVIGDYRDLETLRAFAQGCDVITFDHEHVPTEHLRALEADGIPVRPGPDALVHAQDKGVMRAKLDAIGVPCPRHRIVEDPDDVARFAAEGDGFPVVLKTVRGGYDGKGVWIVRSAEEASEPFRAGVPVLAEEKVAFVRELAANVVRSPHGQAVSYPVVESIQVDGVCDTVIAPAPGLSQELSAQAQQLALKVAQELGVVGHLAVELFETADGRILVNELAMRPHNSGHWTQDGAITSQFANHVRAVLDLPLGDPRPRARWTVMANVLGGDYPDMYSAYLHCMARDPGLKIHMYGKDVKPGRKVGHVNTYGDDLADVRERASHAAGYLRGTITE; this is translated from the coding sequence ATGATCCTCCGAACACGGTCCGGGGCAGTTCGCCCGTACGGATACCCTGGGGGCGTGACGTTCCCGGTAGTCGGCATGGTCGGCGGCGGCCAGCTCGCCCGTATGACCCACGAGGCGGGCATCCCCCTCGGCATCAAGTTCAAGCTGCTCAGCGATACCCCGCAGGACTCGGCGGCCCAGGTGGTCAGCGACGTCGTCATCGGCGACTACCGCGACCTGGAAACCCTTCGTGCTTTCGCACAAGGGTGTGACGTGATCACCTTCGATCACGAGCACGTTCCCACCGAGCACCTCCGGGCCCTGGAGGCGGACGGCATCCCCGTCCGCCCGGGGCCCGACGCATTGGTGCACGCCCAGGACAAGGGCGTGATGCGGGCGAAGCTCGACGCGATCGGAGTGCCGTGCCCGCGGCACCGCATCGTCGAGGACCCCGACGACGTGGCGCGCTTCGCGGCCGAAGGCGACGGGTTTCCCGTCGTCCTCAAGACGGTGCGCGGCGGATACGACGGAAAGGGGGTTTGGATCGTCCGCAGCGCAGAAGAGGCGAGTGAACCCTTTCGCGCCGGAGTCCCCGTCCTCGCCGAGGAGAAGGTCGCCTTCGTCCGCGAGCTCGCGGCCAACGTCGTCCGCTCCCCGCACGGCCAGGCCGTCTCGTACCCCGTCGTCGAGTCCATCCAGGTCGACGGCGTCTGCGACACCGTGATCGCCCCCGCGCCCGGCCTCTCGCAGGAGCTCTCCGCGCAGGCCCAGCAGCTCGCCCTCAAGGTCGCCCAGGAGCTGGGCGTCGTCGGACACCTCGCCGTGGAGCTGTTCGAGACCGCCGACGGCCGCATCCTCGTCAACGAGCTCGCGATGCGCCCGCACAACTCCGGCCACTGGACCCAGGACGGCGCGATCACCTCGCAGTTCGCCAACCACGTGCGCGCCGTGCTCGACCTGCCGCTCGGCGACCCCCGCCCGCGCGCCAGGTGGACCGTCATGGCCAACGTGCTCGGCGGCGACTATCCCGACATGTATTCCGCGTACCTCCATTGCATGGCACGCGACCCGGGCCTGAAGATCCATATGTACGGAAAGGACGTCAAGCCCGGCCGGAAGGTCGGACACGTCAACACCTACGGCGACGATCTGGCGGATGTGCGCGAGCGCGCGAGCCACGCCGCCGGATATCTGCGAGGAACGATCACGGAATGA
- the purE gene encoding 5-(carboxyamino)imidazole ribonucleotide mutase, with translation MTASPVGPVVGIVMGSDSDWPVMEAAAKALDEFEIPYEVDVVSAHRMPREMVAYGEQAAGRGLKAIIAGAGGAAHLPGMLASVTPLPVIGVPVPLKYLDGMDSLLSIVQMPAGVPVATVSVAGARNAGLLAVRMLAAHDADLLARMQHFQDELNEQATDKGRRLRAKVQGAGGFGFGK, from the coding sequence ATGACTGCTTCCCCCGTCGGCCCCGTCGTCGGCATCGTCATGGGCTCCGACTCCGACTGGCCCGTCATGGAAGCCGCCGCCAAGGCCCTGGACGAGTTCGAGATCCCCTACGAGGTCGACGTCGTCTCCGCGCACCGGATGCCGCGCGAGATGGTCGCCTACGGGGAGCAGGCCGCCGGCCGCGGCCTCAAGGCGATCATCGCGGGCGCGGGCGGCGCCGCCCACCTGCCCGGCATGCTGGCCTCCGTCACCCCGCTGCCGGTGATCGGCGTGCCCGTGCCGCTGAAGTACCTGGACGGCATGGACTCCCTGCTCTCCATCGTCCAGATGCCGGCCGGGGTGCCCGTCGCCACCGTCTCCGTCGCGGGCGCCCGCAACGCCGGCCTGCTCGCCGTCCGCATGCTCGCCGCGCACGACGCCGACCTGCTCGCCCGCATGCAGCACTTCCAGGACGAGCTCAACGAACAGGCCACGGACAAGGGCAGGCGGCTGCGCGCGAAGGTGCAGGGCGCCGGCGGCTTCGGATTCGGCAAGTGA
- a CDS encoding GtrA family protein: MSQRRTVRSRLERVAREIAKFGAVGAIGFVVNFIVFNICVHGFGLAVVRSGVIATAVAIGTNYVGNRYWTYRDSDRSRRSREMSLFLLFSGAGLVIENGILAISHYGFGLTTPLADNIAKNVIGLGIGTVFRFWSYRTWVFRAQAVETAESFLSAPPERVEARK, from the coding sequence ATGAGTCAACGGCGCACAGTGCGTTCCCGGCTGGAGCGGGTGGCCCGCGAAATCGCCAAGTTCGGCGCGGTCGGAGCCATCGGGTTCGTGGTCAACTTCATCGTCTTCAACATCTGTGTCCACGGTTTCGGCCTCGCGGTGGTGCGCTCGGGCGTGATCGCCACGGCCGTGGCCATCGGCACCAACTACGTCGGCAACCGCTACTGGACCTACCGCGACTCCGACAGGAGCCGGCGCAGCCGCGAGATGAGCCTGTTCCTGCTCTTCAGCGGCGCCGGGCTGGTGATCGAGAACGGCATCCTGGCGATCTCGCACTACGGCTTCGGCCTGACGACCCCGCTCGCGGACAACATCGCGAAGAACGTGATCGGGCTCGGGATAGGGACGGTCTTCCGCTTCTGGTCCTACCGCACGTGGGTCTTCCGGGCGCAGGCGGTGGAGACCGCGGAATCGTTCCTGTCCGCCCCTCCGGAGCGGGTGGAAGCGCGGAAGTAG